The window TGGAAAACGCTGGCAATCAGCTGCGCCGAATCAGATACAGATTACACTGATAGATGGGGGCCATGTACTCCTGCAGGAAAAATATGCTGCACAGATTGCCGCTGCTTTGAACTGCTAATTGTTTCTTTGCAAGATGTGGTTCGCTTTTGTCAGTTTATCAATTGGTATTGTTTGCATCGTGTATGCAGCAGCTATCCTGATTTACCGATACTGGTATCTGCAGTTGAAACCTTTCCAGATTTCTGCCACCTATCAACCAAAAACACGTTTTAGTATAATTGTACCTGCAAGAAATGAAGCAGCACATATTACACATTGTGTAAAGTGCATCTTACAGCAAAACTATCCTGCTGATTTATTTGAGCTCATTGTGATTGATGATCACTCAGAGGACAATACCGCAAAGCTTGTGCAAGCTTTGCAGCAAGTACATCCAAACCTGAAGCTCATTTCACTGCAAGAAGAATTGGGTGGTGTATACCTCAACTCTTATAAAAAGAAAGCAATTGAAATTGCTATTGGATATGCTACCGGCGATTGGATTATTACCACAGATGCAGACTGCCAAATGGGTACACAATGGCTACAGCACTATGATGCAATGATTCAGGCAAAGAATCCTGTTTTCATTGCTGCGCCTGTTGATTTCATTACCGATGGCTCTACCCTTGCTAATTTTCAGAAGATTGATTTCATGGGACTGCAAGGTGTAACTGCTGGTGCTGTCTATGCAGGCTTTCACAGCATGTGTAATGGCGCTAACCTTGGCTATCTGAAAACGGCGTTTCATGAAGCAGGAGGATATATTGATATTGACCGCATTGCCAGTGGAGATGATATGCTGCTGATGCATAAAATAAAAAAGCTATACCCCAAACGAATGGCTTTTCTGTTTGCACAGGAAGCCATCGTACGTACACATCCAATGCCAGACTGGAAAAGTTTTATCAATCAACGTATCCGTTGGGCAAGCAAGGCAGATAAGTACACAGATAAAAGCATATTCTATGTATTGGCTGTGGTGTATTTATTTAATCTCTCACTGCTTGTAATGCCTTTGATCAGTATCTGGCAGCCCGATTTATTCTGGTTATGGCTCTCCTGTATGCTCATCAAAAGTTTAGCTGAATATTCATTTGCAGTTCACCTTTGCCAATTTTTCGGTTATCGCATCAGCATCAAACTTTGGTATTTTCCTTTCCAACATATTGCCTATACTGTTATTGCTGGGTGGTTAGGCAAGTTCGGTACTTACCAATGGAAGGGCAGAAAAGTAAAATGAGTTCGCATTACTGAACTTTGTATTTTCAGGCATGCAGCAAGCTGTTGAACCAAAACGTTTTCAACGAAAACTATGGAGAAATAAGGGTGCAGTAATGGGTACTTGCATCATTGCTGTATCCATATTCATTGCACTCACCTGCTATCAATTAGCGCCTGATGCCTCACCGTTTGGCAATAGAATGATTCCTGCAATTGGCAGTAAATCTCCTGGCTTCACTATGCAATTCTTATTGATCAAACAAAGTGGTAACCAAGAAACTGGGGTATTAACGAAGTGGGTATCGGGACAAAAAGATACCGTTCAATATTTACCGATACAAGCCTATCAACTAAAAGGCGACAGTATTATTTACGAACAATACATTGATGAAGGGCTGAGCAAATCAGGTAGCATTCCGCTTAAGCAACTAGCAACACCCAATTCAATCACCCAAAAATTTTACCTAGGCACTGATAAGTTTGGCAGAGACATGCTGAGTCGTTTACTCATTGGCACCAGGGTAAGTTTGAGTGTAGGTTTGATTGCTGTACTTATCTCCCTCACCATTGGCATCAGTCTTGGTGCGATGGCAGGTTATTTCCGCGGCTGGGTAGACGAGCTGATCATGTGGCTCATTAATGTGATTTGGAGTATTCCAACACTGTTGCTTGTATTCGCTATGACTTTGCTATTGGGTAAAGGCTTTTGGCAGGTGTTTATGGCTGTTGGTTTAAGTATGTGGGTGAATGTAGCCAGATTGGTGCGCGGACAAGTAATGGCTGTTCGCGAACTGGAATATATTGAAGCAACGCGGGTGCTGGGATTTAGTCATACCAGAACAATCATCAAACATATTCTGCCGAATATTATGGGACCTGTGTTAGTGATTGCTGCCAGCAATTTTGCATCTGCGATTGTATTGGAAGCAGGTCTCAGTTTTCTTGGTGTTGGCGTTCAACCACCGCAACCGAGCTGGGGACTAATGATTAAAGAGAATTACAATTTCATCATCACCAATAATCCGGCACTGGCTTTAGCGCCAGGTATTGCTATTATGTTATTGGTATTAGCATTTAATTTATTGGGCAATGGTCTGCGCGATGCGTTTGCAGTAAAGGACTAAGCAATAGCTGCTTGTTCTTCTTTCAGTTTTCCTTCCAGTGCAATTAATACACCGATACATAGCCAGAAGAGTCCGCCAATTTTATCTGTTTCAATTAAGTCGCTCATGGTATTGAGCAATGCAATCATACTGAGCATCACACCAGCAATCATCGCTGCATAACTATAGAGCCTGGTTTGCAGTCGGTGGAATAAATATTGTGCACGATATAGCGCAGCAAACAGGATCAATAAGAAAAAACACAGACCCGGTAAACCCTGCTCTAATGCCAAAAGCAGGTAATAATTGTGTACAGAAGAATGATCCGGATTATTACTTACCCAGGTACGAAACAATTGTGCTGCATAGGGCTTGTAATGCAGGTAAAAACTATTGGGACCAAAACCCGTAACTGGCTCTTCTGCAGTCATGGCCACACCTGCAGTCCAACGGTAAAAACGTTCTGCATTAGAGACGTCTTTCAACGCCAGCGTCGCCGTCATATGATCAGTGAAATCAGTATGAAAAATCGTAGTCGTAAAATCTGGTCGGTATTGCAAGAAACGATTCCCCTGTAATAACCACGCTAAAGCCATGGTGACAACAATAGCACTCATCACCAATGCTTGCATCAGCCATTTCTTTTTGATGAGCCAATACACAAAAAGGCCAGCAATCGCCACAATCCATGCCCCACGTGAATAAGCGAGTATCAAGCCCAACATGGCAATTACCAAAGCAATACCCACTTTTCGTTTTCTGCTATGCTCATCCGTAAGCCGATACACTGCTATACCTATCGGCAATAAACAGACCAGCATACCCGAGTAATTTACGTGATTGCGAAAAAAAGGATCTAGTGTATCCTTGATTCCTTCAAAGCTGAAGCCATGTGCAGCATGACGAAGGATACTTTGTACTACCACAAAAAACATAGGTATGATAAGTGCCAAAGCCATTTTCTCCCAATCCTGATAACCTTGCAATACAATACCCGGTAGTAACACCAAGGGCAATACATACCAGGTTTTCGCGAATAGGTATTTTACTGATAAAACAGGTTCGTATGAAAACAGAACTGTGATGGCAATCCAAAACAAGTGCAATAGTACGAGTATCGGTAAACCACTCTGATATACAGCATGCGGCAAGCTGAATCTGCGTGTGATCAGCAAGAGCGAGATGGCTCCGGTAAGTAAAATCAATAAAGGTTCTCCTGGAAAATCCAGCGATAGGCTATCAGTAAACATCAACTCAGTAGACAAAGGCAATAACCATAACCACCACCAAAAGAGTTGGGTTGTCTGGTGCAGATAAATATCAGCGAAACGCCATAGCAAGAGCAGACAAGATGGTAATACCAGCCACCACCATTGTTGTAGTAACAATGCGGGTATTACGCTGACACATTGGAGTGCCACAAACCCCCACGTATATCGCTGCAAAATTAAACTCATGCGCGCTTTTGATCAATCAGGGCTGTAAGCAATAAGCCAAAGGCCAAACTGGAAGCAGCTACAGCAAGTAAACTAACCAGCACTTGCGGTCTGGCAGGTTTATGATTGGGTGAAGCATTTTGCTGTATATATAATGCAGGCGGATTGGCCTTGATGGCAGCATCCATCTCAGCAATATTTTTAGTGAGTTGTGCTGACTGTTCTTCCAAAGCTTTGAGCTGACCCAACAGCAATGCCTCTTTCAATAATCCTTGGCCCAGTTTGATTGAATCTGTCAGACTTGTGTACTGCTGCGCGGTTTCCTGTAAAGAAGCTTGCAAGGCAGTTTTCTCTTTGGAATATCTGTCAGCTGCTACTTCTCGATAGCGCTGATCAATATGCTGCACAATTGCATTAGCAATATCAGCCGCCAGTTGCGGCTCTTTCATATATACGTCGATCTTTAGTTGTTGCTCTTCCGTTCTGATTAGTTGTACATCCTTTTTGAATCGCTTCAATACTGCATGACGTACATAAGCGGAATCGGTTTCTCCAACCCGATATTGCTGCATAAGATCAAACTTGTCAATGAGTGCATAATAGTTGCTATCCAGGTTGGCCCAGCCATACAATCTGTCCAGATCATCTGCACTGCCATACACAGCATATAATAATTGAATCTCTTTATTAAAGAGCCTGCCTTTATCCTGTAACTGAGGGTTAGCAGCAATAATAACTGCAGTTGATTTGTATTGTTTTGGCATCCACCACAACACAATACCTGCAATTACAACGGTGCTTAATACTAAGGTCATGATTGCATATCTTCTGCGTTGCCACACTTCTAATATGCCTGAAAGATTAAAATCGTTTGTTTGCATAACATGAAAATACGGTGAATAATCATGACTTATCAGCTGCTGTTACAACTACAGGTCTGCTGAAACTTTCTTCAAGTGAAATAAATGTTTCTGTTCTTTCAATGCCTTTAATCTTCTGTAATGCATCGTGCAATACGTAACGCAGTTGCATGATGTCTTTGCAAACGATCTCTGCAAACATGCTGTAGTTACCGGTTGTATAATTCAAACGCACAATCTGCGGTATACGTTGCAGCTCTTTAGCAACAGAATCATACAAAGAGCTTTTCTCGAGGTAAATTCCAATGAAAGCAATCACATCATAGCCCAGTGCTTTCATATCTACAAAGAGCCTTTTGCCCTTGACGATACCCATTTCTTCCAATTTCTTGATACGTACATGGATGGTTCCCCCGGAAACAAAGAGTTTTTTGCCCAAATCAGCATAAGAAATCTCAGCATCCTCAATCATGGCCTGAATAATCTGCAAATCCAATTTGTCTAAATTCAATTTTGACGGCATTTTTGGCACCTATTTTTTATGATTTAGCTAAAATAGATTCTATTTTTAGATAATTTCAATACTTTTAAAATAATCATTGAATTATTTTGAACGAATATGGCATTTGGCCTAACATTGTATTGTCAATGACGACAAGCTCTTTACACTGTGGGGTGATGAAATTTTTGGCAGACATGCCCTCTCGTCTCGAGGGTGGGGATAACAGGATAAACGTAACATAGAGCCGACGTTACTTTTGGTAAGGCCGACCAGGGTTGACCACTAATCTTTGTGTTACAGCTAACTGCCTCGTGGAGGTTCGACCCCTCCCCCTACAGCAAATTAATCCGCATAATTAATTGTATTGCAATTTTTTATGCGGATTATTATTTTATATGAGTTCCACTAAAGGTTTCACTAATTTCTCAGACTCTATAGGTCTATAAAACTTGAGGCAATCATCCAGATGCTAAATCTTTTATTTATACGCACACTGCATAAGGCTTAGGGCAAACCTTTCTATGTAAAGAAAGGAAAGTAGATTCATAAAATCAGACTAAAATTACAATAATGTACAAATAAGAAGATATGAATCTTCTTAAAAGAGCTATTTTTGTAACTATTGATAAACACATGATCAGTTTAAATCTTATTCCAGAGGATAAAATCATTGAGCGCCTCCGCTATGAAAACCCATGGTGGGCTAGTAAGGAAATACCAGAAGTGTATAGTAAGATGCATAAGCGCTTATATTTTGATTTATTTTATCCTTTTGTAACCGAAAAGCAGATAAGAAGAGCTTTGGTATTAATGGGGCCAAGACGGGTAGGCAAAACAGTCATGCTTTTTCATAGTATACAGCGCTTAATTGAAGATGGTGTTAACCCTCAACAAATTTTTTTTATAGGCATTGATAACCCTATTTATGTACACCTAGGTTTGGAAGACATACTGGACATGTGCAAAAAGGCACTCAGTTTAAAGCATCTTCAAAATTGCTATGTCTTTTTTGATGAGATACAATACCTCAAAGACTGGGAGAGACACCTTAAAGTATTGGTTGATTCATATCAAAATACCAAGTTTGTAGTATCAGGTTCTGCAGCTGCTGCACTAAAGTGGCATAGTACCGAAAGTGGTGCTGGAAGGTTTACTGACTTTATATTGCCACCCCTTACTTTCCAAGAATACATACATCTAAAAAAAATGCAGCATCTCATTTATGATGGCTTTATTCAATATGGCGATAAACCTATTGCCTATTGCCTAACTCATGATATAAAGATTCTGAATCAGGAGTTTGTTAACTATTTGAACTTTGGTGGATATCCGGAAGTAGTGCTTTCTGAAAAGATACAGAGTGATATGGGGCGATATGTAAAAAGCGATATCGTAGATAAAGTTTTACTAAGAGATTTACCAAGTTTATATGGAATCAAAGATGTTCAAGAATTAAACCGATTCTTTACATACTTAGCCTACAATACGGGTAATGAATTTTCTTATGAAGCTATGTCTAAAGATAGCGGTATACAAAAAGATACTTTAAAAAAGTATTTGGACTATCTAGAAGCAGCTTTCCTAATTAAAGTGCTGAATAAAGTAGATATACATGCCAAACGATTAAAAAGGGTAACAAGTTTTAAAGTGTATTTAACTAACCCATCATTAAGGACGGCATTATTTTCACCTATAACAGCCACTGATAATGAAATGGGCAACATGGTAGAAACTGCTATTTTGTCTCAGTGGATGCACCGTGAAAACATGGACTTAACTTATGCACGCTGGAAAGAAGGGCGACAGGAAGGTGAGGTAGATCTGGTTTTGTTAGATGACAAAAAATTTAAGCCTGTATGGGGTGCAGAGATCAAATGGAGTAATCGCTATTATGATAACCCCCAAGAACTGAAAAGTCTGAATCATTTCTGTAAGGCTAATAGCTTTCCGTATGCCTTAGTAACTTCTATTGATCAGCAAGGTGTAAAAAATATTGAGGGCTTACAATTATGCTTTCTTCCTGCCGCCGTATATGCATATAATATTGGCGATATTACCTTGAAAATGAAAACCGGAAATTAGAACACCCAATCTAAAAGATATGTACATTAAGCAGAAGCATACCGTGTGAATGGATGCGCGGTTAAATAATCAAGTGATAGATATCTATCAATCAAATGCAAATAGAAAACCCTTTAGAAACGAATTCTTATACCACTTATTTGTATTAGCCTTCAGTAACACTTCTTGATAACTGATAAAAGTTACAACCCCCAGTAGGCCTTACCTGATATAATAGGTATATATTAAATCACATTTTATGAATAAGCAAATAAGGGCTTTTAATAAAAGCCCTTATTCTAATTTTCAGGAAGAAATGGTTGTATTGGCCCCCGGCTCATCAACAAACCACACTTCCAGATTTTTATTGATTATTAAGAATTTGATTTGTATCAAAAATTGATGATTCCATTGGCTTAAGTTCTGCTTTATCTAACTTAATAGAAAGAATATTAGCCTGATTTACTTTAAATGGAATCATCACGCCCTGAATATTCCGATAATCACTGTAAGTAGTAAATGTTTCAAAGAATCCACCACCTTTTCTTGGCTCTAGTTTATTAGAGAATAAAACAAATTTATCAATCAGG is drawn from Chitinophagales bacterium and contains these coding sequences:
- a CDS encoding glycosyltransferase, giving the protein MWFAFVSLSIGIVCIVYAAAILIYRYWYLQLKPFQISATYQPKTRFSIIVPARNEAAHITHCVKCILQQNYPADLFELIVIDDHSEDNTAKLVQALQQVHPNLKLISLQEELGGVYLNSYKKKAIEIAIGYATGDWIITTDADCQMGTQWLQHYDAMIQAKNPVFIAAPVDFITDGSTLANFQKIDFMGLQGVTAGAVYAGFHSMCNGANLGYLKTAFHEAGGYIDIDRIASGDDMLLMHKIKKLYPKRMAFLFAQEAIVRTHPMPDWKSFINQRIRWASKADKYTDKSIFYVLAVVYLFNLSLLVMPLISIWQPDLFWLWLSCMLIKSLAEYSFAVHLCQFFGYRISIKLWYFPFQHIAYTVIAGWLGKFGTYQWKGRKVK
- a CDS encoding ATP-binding protein, whose amino-acid sequence is MNLLKRAIFVTIDKHMISLNLIPEDKIIERLRYENPWWASKEIPEVYSKMHKRLYFDLFYPFVTEKQIRRALVLMGPRRVGKTVMLFHSIQRLIEDGVNPQQIFFIGIDNPIYVHLGLEDILDMCKKALSLKHLQNCYVFFDEIQYLKDWERHLKVLVDSYQNTKFVVSGSAAAALKWHSTESGAGRFTDFILPPLTFQEYIHLKKMQHLIYDGFIQYGDKPIAYCLTHDIKILNQEFVNYLNFGGYPEVVLSEKIQSDMGRYVKSDIVDKVLLRDLPSLYGIKDVQELNRFFTYLAYNTGNEFSYEAMSKDSGIQKDTLKKYLDYLEAAFLIKVLNKVDIHAKRLKRVTSFKVYLTNPSLRTALFSPITATDNEMGNMVETAILSQWMHRENMDLTYARWKEGRQEGEVDLVLLDDKKFKPVWGAEIKWSNRYYDNPQELKSLNHFCKANSFPYALVTSIDQQGVKNIEGLQLCFLPAAVYAYNIGDITLKMKTGN
- a CDS encoding O-antigen ligase family protein produces the protein MSLILQRYTWGFVALQCVSVIPALLLQQWWWLVLPSCLLLLWRFADIYLHQTTQLFWWWLWLLPLSTELMFTDSLSLDFPGEPLLILLTGAISLLLITRRFSLPHAVYQSGLPILVLLHLFWIAITVLFSYEPVLSVKYLFAKTWYVLPLVLLPGIVLQGYQDWEKMALALIIPMFFVVVQSILRHAAHGFSFEGIKDTLDPFFRNHVNYSGMLVCLLPIGIAVYRLTDEHSRKRKVGIALVIAMLGLILAYSRGAWIVAIAGLFVYWLIKKKWLMQALVMSAIVVTMALAWLLQGNRFLQYRPDFTTTIFHTDFTDHMTATLALKDVSNAERFYRWTAGVAMTAEEPVTGFGPNSFYLHYKPYAAQLFRTWVSNNPDHSSVHNYYLLLALEQGLPGLCFFLLILFAALYRAQYLFHRLQTRLYSYAAMIAGVMLSMIALLNTMSDLIETDKIGGLFWLCIGVLIALEGKLKEEQAAIA
- a CDS encoding Lrp/AsnC ligand binding domain-containing protein — encoded protein: MPSKLNLDKLDLQIIQAMIEDAEISYADLGKKLFVSGGTIHVRIKKLEEMGIVKGKRLFVDMKALGYDVIAFIGIYLEKSSLYDSVAKELQRIPQIVRLNYTTGNYSMFAEIVCKDIMQLRYVLHDALQKIKGIERTETFISLEESFSRPVVVTAADKS
- a CDS encoding ABC transporter permease, whose product is MQQAVEPKRFQRKLWRNKGAVMGTCIIAVSIFIALTCYQLAPDASPFGNRMIPAIGSKSPGFTMQFLLIKQSGNQETGVLTKWVSGQKDTVQYLPIQAYQLKGDSIIYEQYIDEGLSKSGSIPLKQLATPNSITQKFYLGTDKFGRDMLSRLLIGTRVSLSVGLIAVLISLTIGISLGAMAGYFRGWVDELIMWLINVIWSIPTLLLVFAMTLLLGKGFWQVFMAVGLSMWVNVARLVRGQVMAVRELEYIEATRVLGFSHTRTIIKHILPNIMGPVLVIAASNFASAIVLEAGLSFLGVGVQPPQPSWGLMIKENYNFIITNNPALALAPGIAIMLLVLAFNLLGNGLRDAFAVKD